The following proteins come from a genomic window of Oncorhynchus masou masou isolate Uvic2021 chromosome 25, UVic_Omas_1.1, whole genome shotgun sequence:
- the LOC135514147 gene encoding BCL2/adenovirus E1B 19 kDa protein-interacting protein 3-like, translating to MSTTTAAALQNNNGEPGLNGSWVELEVNGNNRNQALLPNPNMENGNEGESQAPLALEVVPEEVEEGLTGGLGHVPSSSSIHNADMNKILLDAQHESSQSSSSCDSPHRPSSPDQDDSQVTFDLEMSSRRGSQSEEEGPEKDREDDILMNKGADWVADWSSRPENIPPKEFHFQHPRHSVSLSMRKSGAMKKGGVFSADFLKVFIPSLVLSHILALGIGVYLGKRLTTPSTSSF from the exons GGTCGTGGGTAGAGCTGGAGGTTAATGGAAACAACAGGAACCAGGCTCTGCTGCCAAACCCCAACATGGAGAACGGGAATGAGGGGGAGAGTCAGGCCCCTCTGGCTCTGGAAGTGGTgccagaggaggtggaggagggtctGACAGGGGGGCTGGGGCACGTGCCCTCATCCTCCTCTATCCACAATGCAGACATGAATAAGATCCTGCTGGATGCCCAGCATGAGTCCAGCCAAAGCAGCTCCTCCTGTGACAG TCCTCATAGACCTTCCAGTCCAGATCAGGATGACAGCCAGGTTACCTTTGACTTGGAGATGTCCAGTAGGAGAGGGAGCCAG TCAGAGGAGGAAGgcccagagaaagacagagaagatgATATCCTGATGAACAAAGGTGCAGACTGGGTTGCAGATTGGTCCAGTCGGCCTGAAAACATTCCCCCCAA aGAGTTCCACTTCCAACACCCCAGACACTCAGTATCCCTCAGCATGAGAAAGAGTGGAGCCATGAAGAAAGGGGGTGTCTTCTCTGCTGACTTCCTCAAAGTCTTCATCCCCTCCTTAGTCCTGTCTCACATCCTTGCCCTTGGTATCGG GGTCTACCTTGGAAAGAGACTCACCACGCCTTCCACCAGCTCTTTCTAA